AGCTCTTTTtatctgaaatcatttttaatgtttcaacaCAAATCTGCAATCATTTCTCAAATTTGATATAAATCTGCTTAAATTTGCTTTGAGATTACCCCCCACTATGGCAAggcattttatcaaataaatcttggAACAAACTGTACATCAACAACATGCAAACTTTAATATAAGAATAATGGAAGTTGGATGATGTATAAAAAATTCTTCCTAATTTGCCAACCCTAACAGTGGCTTATCAAACGGCTTCTGAAATAAAAGGGGAAATTCAGCAACATACAGAGATCAAGAGCAATGTTATTAAAacttcttgttttgttttcaaaactataATCTGGAAACACGTCATCAAATAATATACGTACCATTTCATACTTGCTGAGAAGCTTCATGGCATAAACTTTTTTTGAGATCTTGTGACGTACCTAGAGTTGGCATAAACATTATTAATAGATTATAAAACCAGCAAATTCAGTTGTTCTATTGCAATTGTTAAATTAGCACACAGTCTCATGTGAAATTTTGCTTCAGTGAGCCATTTATCAATACAGACCACAAACAGCTCCACAAAATTTCAGTGTAAAATATATAGTATAAACAACGTTAAACAAAACCAAATGTTTACTGTTTCTATTGAGTCCAATTTTCAGACTTTATGGAGATGAATATAATGAACCTAGTTTTTGCCATTTTTGGTCAAGTTAAACATTAGTAATTAACAGAGCTCATAGTTAACACTGTCTTGCAAACTTGTAAAAATACCAATGAAAAATGACAGTAGTCTTTTGATATGTTAGCAAATTTCTGTGAGTGCAAAAAATGAAGCATTTTAAACATCGACCTAGAATTTCATTTTCCtctgacttttctaaaattttatttttcactgaccattatcaagatttccctgacaattcactgaccttggaaaaaaatcatttttcctgacttttcaaggtatgTGGCAACCCTGCAAGCAAAGCTGATATTTTGCTAGTTTAAATATCCTATGCTAATAGCAAAAAGGTAAAATTCTAGCCCTGTTAGGCCAATCTGAATCAGCTTCTATTGTTGCCAACTTTGAAAAACTTTGGCCTTGATCAAATATTTAGTACTATATACATCAGATGGCATCAACAGAGAATGACTGACTCTTAATTTCTACGTGAAATGGGCAACACAATGTCTCTTCAGCTAATTCCATCCAACGAAATTTTGTAACCATTTGTCACCTTAAATATGAACTAAATGGGATGAATCCATGTAAAACAGACATAacactttcactttatttttagaaaaagtaaGAAGCTATCTTACCAACTGTACTTCTCCGAACGCCCCTCTTCCGATAACTTTGATGACATTAAAATCATTGTGTTGCATTCGATTCTTTGTAATCATATCAAATGATTGTTTATCTGAAATATGATAAAGACTGATTACACTGAACTTTTCAAAGCCTCCAAATCAAAAACTGCTAAATGCATTCAGCAAAATCAATGGAAGATCTTGTCTGTTTGATGGTCATAGCaaatgaaactagaaaatgcttctgtaaaaaagcgcatgtctccccgaatgcaaagtcctataggcaagaagtcaataggggtcaggagcgaaagtcagagacactgatggttgactgcaatagggatcgtctacttggcatgtccagtcatcccgctaaatttcaacactcttggcctagtggttctcaagtcactgttcaggctcctgtgaccttgacctttgatcaagtgacctcaaataaataggggtcatctactctgcatgtccaatcatcctattaagtttcaacgttgtaggtcaagtggttctcaagttatttccaaaaaatgattttacatgaacaggccactgtgaccttgacctttaattgactgactccaaaatcaataggggtcacatactctgcatgttcaatcatcctatgaagtttcaacaatctgggtcaagtggttctcaagttattgatcggaactggttatcaatgttcaggcccctgtgaccttgacctttaacggagtgaccccaaaaacaataggggacatttactctgtatgaacaatcatcctatgaagtttcaacattctgggtcgagaggttctcaagttattgattggaaatggttttccatgttcaggcccctgtggcctcgacctttaacagagtgaccccaaaatcgttaggggtcatctactctgcatgaccaatcatcctatgaagtttcatcattctgggtcaagtggttctcaagttactgaccggaaatggttatcaatgttcaggcccctgtggccttgacctttcacagagtgaccccaaaatcgttaagggtcatctactctgcatgaccaatcatcctatgaagtttcaacattctgggtcaagtggttctcaagttactggaccggaaatggtttttcaatgttcaggccctgtgaccttgacctttaatggagtgaccccaaaatcgataggggtcatctactttgcatgtagaatcatcctatgaagtttcaacattccgggtgaagtggttctccagttattgatcagaatggttttccatgttcaggcccctgtgaccttgacctttgatggagtgaccccgaaagtgaccccaaaatcaataggggtcatcttctcttcatgaccaatcatcctatgaagtttcaacattctgggtcaagtggttctctagttattgatcggaaatggttttcaatgttcaggcccctgtgaccttgacctttgacggagtgagcccaaaatcaataggggtcatctactcttcatgaccaatcatcctatgaagtttcaacattctgggtcaaatggttctctagttattgatcggaaatgattttcaatgttcaggcccctgtgaccttgacctttcacggagtgaccccaaaatcaataggggtcatctactcttcatgaccaatcatcctatgaagtttcaacattctgggtcaagtggttctctagttattgatcggaaatggtttttaatgttcaggcccctgtgaccttgacctttgaaagagtgaccccaaaaacaataggggtcgtctactccagcagccctacaatcctataaagtttgaaggttctaggtcaaatggttctccagttattgctcagaaatgaagtgtgacgtacggacggacggacagacggaaggacggacggacagggcaaaaacaaaatgtctcacgggggagacataataatttttgtcattttctgcaCAACCAGGTGAGAATGATAACATAAAATACTAAGCTAACCAGAAACTGATGTTCGTAGAAATCTATGTATAGCTTACGTTGTAACTTTATATGATTACCAAtactaaaatttttaaatattcaacAAAATTGGCCACATCAAGAGTTTGTTCCCCTCAAATGGCACAATTTCCTCAACCATTGTTTTAATAAATGTCACAGAATCAGATGACTACCATTAATACTGTAAGatcattaaatttcatgggcatgaaatttcgtggttttggtcagaacGGCAATTTCGGGGGGATATGAATTtttggatttcaacttttgaacataaaatgaatgggaattttacttgttcgttggaatTATATTTTGTGGATTCtgtcaaccatgaaatccacgaaaattagtcccccaccaatattaatgatttcacagtatgggATGTgacatatttcaaacaaaacacaGCAGGAAGTTAATCCTTCTATCATTATTTATACTTGTAATATGtatctataaaaaaaacatttagaagaTGACAAAACAAACCAGATTAAATTCCTTATGGTTGTATactaatataatatattattcattttccTAAAACTTTAACTGTACAGCAGTTTGAATACTGAGACAAATGAATGGAACTTACATTTATTAAGGAACTGTTCCACACTTTTATTTCGGCTGCGGATTGCCTGATGGTCAAGGTCGCGCACCAGCGCAACAACTCCATCCTGAAATGAGACAAATACATCCctattataattatgttgtataagtACTGTACTTAAATAACAGTCCTTCAATGTATAGAATGCgacattttgtacatgtacaaacTAAAGTATCTGCAATAATCTGAAGTATAACAAATTAATAATGGGCTACAACTCTAGTTATTACTACAaccttctttaaaaatatttgatctgACAACCATTCTACATCACAATGCGTAAGGAGACTGACCCACAATCATTTTCTGAAGCCATGGTAAATTTTATCCCCTCTATACTCCCTTACTTTGTATCAGGAAATACATGGAATAAAGACACTTGCCATTTGCTGCCACCTTAATAGGTTTGTTTGTCAGGCTTAAGTCACATGGACATAATTCAGGTTTAACTGTTATACGGTTACTTTCACTAGGGAGACCATCTAGGTGCCACTCCAGGCATCACTTTAAGCACAGGTAGGCACCTGTGTATAACACCAGCATTCTATAAGCCAGCTAAACACTATTCTACGTCCAAAACTGGGTTTGGAACTGACTTTGAAAGGCAagttatttaatataaaacaaggagcttcgttcaataaacgcgtgatgcccctggtggcatccatgtcgatacaaagcaacctaagtccaaaacgaggtcaaggtcaaactcagttcaggtgatgtttgaagatgagaatggtcacaggttacatctgtataagtatcaattcattcttgtaagcggtattgatgctagacaaaacagtcccatttggttaaccaagagatggcccatataaagcaacctaagtccaaaatgaggtcaaggtcaaactgaggtcaggtgatgtttgaagatgaggaatggtcacaggttacatctgcattagtatcaattcattcttgtaagcggtattgatgctagacgaaacattcccatttggttaaccaagagatggcccatataaagcaacctaagtccaaaatgaggtcatgttcaaactgaggtcaagtgatgtttgaagatgaggaatggtcacaggttacatctgtattagtatcaattcattcttgtaagcagtattgatgctagacgaaacagtcccatttggttaaccgagagatggcctatataaagcaaccaaagtccaaaatgaggtcaaggtcaagatcaaactaaggtcaggtgatgtcttaAGATGAGGTATGGTCACAGGTTACAGGTTGAACGAACGgataggacaatcactatatgcctcccgcatcagtagatgcaggGGGCATAAAATAGCACCATTTTGCCACTGAGCCCCTCAGTGTCAGAATTAACTAGTCtaagagatgcttttgagaaaagcgcatgtctcctacaactgcccctatgaaaaatgttagtttctctagatgttttagacgagtggatcc
The sequence above is a segment of the Mercenaria mercenaria strain notata chromosome 3, MADL_Memer_1, whole genome shotgun sequence genome. Coding sequences within it:
- the LOC128555477 gene encoding rho-associated protein kinase 1-like, which encodes MSHIPPSHQRLKAIEERLRNPNSELNIDSLLDGVVALVRDLDHQAIRSRNKSVEQFLNKYKQSFDMITKNRMQHNDFNVIKVIGRGAFGEVQLVRHKISKKVYAMKLLSKYEMIKRADTAFFWEEREIMANANSEWIVQVHTY